The following coding sequences lie in one Heyndrickxia oleronia genomic window:
- a CDS encoding efflux RND transporter periplasmic adaptor subunit has translation MNAKRMILINVILLIILVGGGFTAYFFYNRSVTYLSTDNAQIAGQQVTIASPVNGTLTAWNLKTGDTFAKNDKIATVQTLGDNGPVNMDITAPANGTVVQSNAVPNTIVGAGTPLAISYDLSNLWVTANIEETNIDDVEIGQNVDVYVDAFPNTSLKGKVEEIGLATAGTFSLLPTNTASGNYTKEVQVIPVRISIESNLNLVPGMNVTVRIHK, from the coding sequence ATGAATGCTAAACGAATGATCTTAATTAATGTAATTTTACTAATCATTTTGGTAGGGGGTGGATTTACAGCTTATTTTTTCTATAATCGATCAGTTACTTATTTAAGTACGGATAATGCGCAAATTGCGGGTCAGCAAGTCACGATTGCCTCACCAGTTAATGGAACATTAACAGCTTGGAACCTTAAAACGGGAGATACCTTTGCCAAAAATGATAAAATCGCAACAGTTCAAACACTAGGCGATAATGGTCCAGTTAATATGGATATTACTGCTCCTGCAAATGGTACAGTCGTTCAATCCAATGCAGTACCAAACACAATTGTGGGAGCAGGTACCCCTTTAGCAATTAGCTATGATTTATCTAATTTATGGGTAACAGCAAATATTGAAGAAACAAATATAGATGATGTTGAAATTGGCCAAAATGTGGATGTTTATGTTGATGCATTCCCTAATACCTCTTTAAAAGGAAAAGTTGAGGAAATTGGGCTAGCAACAGCTGGAACATTCTCTCTTCTGCCAACCAATACTGCCTCAGGGAATTATACAAAAGAGGTTCAAGTTATTCCTGTTAGGATATCAATTGAAAGTAATCTTAACTTAGTTCCAGGTATGAATGTGACTGTGCGAATTCATAAGTAG
- a CDS encoding DHA2 family efflux MFS transporter permease subunit, giving the protein MSIYIAGYILVSILLLLFVNYMIRKKNAPLPQVEEIDETQEKNEEVTTADELIDETLQSSAITEPALEYVNEAAGLIEEEENRDDDQVQESSQNDKPVDQFAKNRGKIIAAMMLGAFVAILNQTLLNVAIPHIMNDLNVSANTVQWLSTGYMLTNGIFIPITAFLIAKLGTRKLLIFSISAFTIGSIICSISTTFSLLMLGRVVQAAGAGVIMPLLMTVFLTIFPPDKRGSAMGLMGVAMIFAPAIGPTLSGWLIGHYSWRILFDIVIPFGIIDLILAFAWMKDVTKVTNPKFDTAGFIFSAIGLGFLLYGFSEAGNNGWDSMVVIISLAIGVIGLILFTWRELTTDKPMLELRVFKYDIFALTTIISMVINMAMFAAMILLPIYLQNIRGFTALESGLLMLPGAIIMGIMSPISGWLFDRMGARPLALFGLIITVVTTWQFTQLTMQTTYSHIMLLYVMRMFGMSFLMMTVMTEGMNQLPLKLTSHGTAASNTARTVAGSIGTAFLVTVMTTRSSYHTANYGNIIASSNPYIQSKMSQLGQGIAQMAGLPSQSGESLATSIIYGKVVQQSTVSGINDAFVVATGIAAVAFVLAFFIKRAKPTKEK; this is encoded by the coding sequence ATGTCAATATATATCGCAGGTTATATTCTTGTATCCATTCTTTTGCTATTATTTGTGAATTATATGATTCGCAAAAAAAACGCACCACTACCTCAAGTAGAAGAAATAGATGAGACGCAAGAAAAGAACGAAGAGGTCACGACTGCAGATGAGTTAATCGATGAAACACTTCAATCCTCTGCAATTACCGAGCCAGCGCTAGAGTATGTTAATGAAGCTGCAGGATTGATTGAAGAAGAGGAAAACCGTGATGATGATCAAGTGCAGGAAAGCAGTCAAAATGATAAGCCGGTCGATCAATTTGCTAAAAATAGAGGGAAAATTATTGCGGCGATGATGCTTGGGGCATTTGTAGCAATATTAAATCAAACCTTACTTAATGTAGCGATTCCGCATATCATGAATGATCTAAATGTATCCGCAAACACGGTTCAATGGTTGTCAACGGGATATATGTTAACAAATGGAATTTTTATTCCGATAACCGCGTTTTTGATTGCAAAACTTGGTACAAGGAAGTTGCTAATTTTCTCTATTTCTGCTTTTACAATCGGTTCCATTATATGCTCTATCTCTACAACTTTTTCCTTACTGATGTTAGGAAGGGTCGTACAAGCTGCAGGAGCAGGTGTCATTATGCCTTTATTGATGACGGTATTTTTAACGATCTTTCCACCAGATAAACGTGGTTCAGCAATGGGATTGATGGGTGTAGCGATGATATTTGCTCCAGCAATAGGTCCAACCTTGTCAGGATGGTTAATTGGACATTACTCATGGAGAATCTTATTTGATATTGTAATCCCTTTTGGGATCATCGATTTAATTCTGGCATTTGCTTGGATGAAGGACGTAACAAAGGTAACCAATCCAAAATTCGATACTGCAGGATTTATTTTTTCTGCGATCGGTTTAGGGTTTCTACTGTATGGATTTAGTGAGGCAGGAAATAATGGCTGGGATAGTATGGTCGTTATTATCTCCTTAGCCATTGGGGTAATTGGTTTGATTCTATTTACATGGCGAGAATTAACAACAGATAAACCAATGCTTGAATTACGTGTCTTTAAATATGATATATTTGCACTCACTACCATTATAAGTATGGTTATTAATATGGCTATGTTCGCTGCTATGATCCTGCTACCGATTTATTTACAGAATATTAGAGGGTTTACTGCATTAGAATCAGGATTATTAATGCTTCCAGGTGCAATTATTATGGGAATTATGTCACCAATATCAGGGTGGTTATTTGATCGAATGGGGGCTCGACCATTAGCCTTATTTGGTCTTATTATCACTGTAGTAACCACCTGGCAATTTACTCAATTAACGATGCAGACAACCTATTCGCATATAATGTTGCTATATGTAATGAGGATGTTTGGGATGTCATTTTTAATGATGACAGTAATGACTGAAGGGATGAATCAGCTACCTTTAAAATTAACAAGTCATGGAACGGCTGCTTCTAATACTGCAAGGACAGTTGCAGGAAGTATTGGAACAGCGTTTCTAGTTACGGTTATGACAACTCGATCATCGTATCATACCGCAAATTATGGGAATATCATTGCAAGTTCAAATCCTTATATTCAAAGTAAAATGTCACAATTAGGTCAAGGAATTGCTCAAATGGCAGGTCTTCCATCACAATCGGGGGAAAGTTTAGCCACCAGTATCATCTACGGGAAGGTAGTCCAACAATCTACGGTTAGTGGTATAAATGATGCTTTTGTAGTAGCCACTGGAATTGCTGCTGTTGCCTTTGTATTAGCCTTTTTTATCAAAAGAGCAAAACCAACAAAAGAAAAATAA
- the mtnN gene encoding 5'-methylthioadenosine/S-adenosylhomocysteine nucleosidase, producing the protein MKVAIIGAMEEEVAILRENINNLKIETIAGYEFSTGEMNGVEVILLRSGIGKVNAAMSSTILLHQYKPDVVINTGSAGGFNPSLKVGDIVISTEVRHHDVDATIFGYEYGQVPQMPAAFNADEKLISIAKKAAESIQDVQVSEGLIATGDSFMNDPERVAFVHEKFPQLQAAEMEAAAIAQVAYQFGTPFVIIRSLSDIAGKESNISFDQFLETAALHSAKLVMEMVKHFN; encoded by the coding sequence ATGAAAGTAGCAATCATTGGTGCGATGGAAGAAGAAGTCGCCATTTTAAGAGAAAATATTAATAATTTAAAAATAGAAACCATAGCAGGATATGAGTTTTCTACTGGAGAAATGAATGGTGTAGAGGTGATATTACTCCGCTCTGGAATTGGAAAAGTAAATGCTGCTATGTCATCAACGATTCTTTTGCATCAATATAAACCAGATGTAGTAATTAATACCGGATCTGCAGGTGGATTTAATCCATCCTTAAAGGTTGGTGATATTGTTATTTCTACTGAGGTTCGTCATCATGATGTCGATGCAACAATATTTGGTTACGAATATGGACAAGTTCCTCAAATGCCCGCTGCATTTAATGCAGACGAAAAATTAATCTCAATTGCTAAGAAAGCTGCAGAATCTATTCAAGACGTTCAAGTAAGTGAAGGATTGATTGCAACAGGTGATTCTTTTATGAACGATCCAGAAAGGGTTGCATTTGTTCATGAAAAGTTTCCACAGCTTCAAGCAGCTGAAATGGAGGCTGCTGCCATTGCACAAGTTGCTTATCAATTTGGCACACCGTTCGTCATTATACGATCCCTATCAGATATTGCTGGGAAAGAATCGAATATTTCATTTGATCAATTTTTAGAAACGGCTGCTCTCCATTCTGCAAAGCTTGTAATGGAAATGGTGAAGCATTTTAATTAA
- a CDS encoding YrhC family protein, which translates to MSKARVLYEKMVDFKRFGITSLALSAFLYLGVVLPLEDKTIIKTDILMGGTVLLLLLSVYFLFQSNRYRKILLDSDEGEEYLMKK; encoded by the coding sequence ATGTCCAAAGCAAGAGTTCTTTATGAGAAAATGGTCGACTTTAAAAGATTTGGAATTACATCTTTAGCATTATCAGCGTTTTTATATCTTGGCGTCGTACTACCATTAGAGGATAAAACAATTATTAAAACAGATATATTAATGGGCGGAACCGTTTTATTACTTTTACTTTCTGTCTATTTTCTTTTTCAATCTAACCGATATAGAAAAATTCTTCTTGATAGTGATGAAGGGGAAGAGTATTTAATGAAAAAATAG